Genomic segment of Myxococcaceae bacterium JPH2:
CGCTGCGCGCGCTGGAGCGCTTGTATGTGGCCCAGGACAACACCAAGGAGCTGGTCGCCGTGTTGGATCGCGCGACCCAGGTGGGCCAGACGCCGGCGGCCAAGGTGACGGCCTACCTGAAGCTGGCGCGGCTCTACCTGGATCGCTTCCAGGAGCCCGCACGCGCCGCGCAGTGCTGCGAGGCTGTGCTGAACCTGGATCCGGGCAACCTGACGGGCCTGACGATGTTGGAGCGCATTCGCGCCTCGGACCGTCCGCGCCGCGCCGAGCTGCGGGGCCGCATCGCCGAGCGCGTCACCGACCCGCGCCTGTCCCACGCGCTGCGCCTCCTGGCCGCCGCGGACACCGACAAGGGCCCCACCGAGCGCACCGCCGAGGTGTATCAGCGCGCCTTCGACGCGGACCCCACGGACGCGCGCCTCGCCTTCGCGCTGGAGCGCGCCCTGCGACAAGCCGGCGACGCGGCGGGCCTGTCGCGCCTGTTCGCCATGCGGCTCGCCGTCACCACCGAGCCCACCGAGGCGCTGGAGCTGCTGCTGCGCGCCGCGGAGCTGGCGGAGGGCAAGCTCAACGACATCGCCCAGGCCTCCGCGCTCTACCGTCAGGCCCTGGAGCTGCAGCCGCAGTGTCTGCCCGCGCTGCAGGGTGCACGGCGCGCGGCCCTGCGTCGCAATGACTTCGCGACCGCCCGCGCGGCCCTGGAGGCCGAGGCTCGCGCCAGCCGCGACCCCAAGAGCGCCATCGAGGCGTTCGTCGCCGCGGCGAAGCTGTCCGCCACCAAGCTGAATGACACCGACACCGCCGCGGCGCTGTACCGGCAGGCCCTGGAGCGCGATGCCCTGCACCCGGGTGCGGCGGCGGGCCTGGAGGAGCTGCTCGCGCAGCGCGGCGGCTCGTCCGACCTGGCGGCCCTGCATGAGCGGCGCGCCGAGGCACGGCTGGCCCAGCGCGACAACGAGGCGGCCGCGGCGGCCTTCGTCACGGCGGCGCGGCTGCACAACGTGGCGCTGGGAGATCGCTCGCGCTCGCTGGCGCTGCTGGAGCGCGCGCTGATCGCCAAGCCGGGCTACCCCGACGCGCTCGAGACGCGCGGGACCTTGCTGCTCGAGGCGCACCAGTACGCCGAGGCGGCGGTGATGCTCAGCCAGCGCGTGCAGCAGGGCGGGGATCCGCGCCTGCTCGCGCAGCACCACCTCACGCTGGGCGCGCTGTACCAGACGCACCTGGGGGATCCAGGCCGCGCGGCGGCGCACCTGCAGACGGCGCTGGGCACCCTGCCCCGTCACCCGGAGGCGCTGGAGCGACTCGCGACGGTCTACGCGCAGGGCCGCAACTACTCGGGCGCGGTGGACTGCCTGCGCAAGCTCCTGGAGCAGGACCTGCCGGCGGACGGACGCGCGCGCTTCACCATCGAGCTGGCGCGCATCCATGACGAAGGGCTGGGCGACGCGACGACGGCCACGCTCCTGTACCGCAAGGCGCTGGAGCTGACCCCGGGCGACGCGTCCCTGGTGGACAAGCTCGCCGTCCTCTACGAGCGGGCCCGCAACCTGCCGGAGCTGGCGCAGGTCCTCGAGGCGCAGGCGCAGCTCGCGGCGTCCACGGACCTCAAGCGGGCGCTCGTGTTGCGCGCTCGGGTGGCGGACCTGTACGCCGGGCCGCTGCAAGAGCCCGCGCGGGCCACGACGCTGTACCGGCAGGTGGTGGAGCTGGAGCCCACCAACCTCGCGGCGCGCACGGCCCTCGCGGACCTGTACGCCCGCGACACCACCAGCATCCCGCTGGCCATCGAGGAGCACCGGCAGATCCTCCGGCAGGACCCCGTCCGGCTGGACAGCCTGCACGCGCTCTTCCGACTGTGGGAGGGCCTCAAGCAGCACGACAAGGCCTTCTGCGTCTCCGCCGTCCTGCAGTTCCTGCGCGGGGCCAACGAAGTGGAGATGGCCTTCTATGCCGAGGGCCGCAGCCGCCTGCCGCAAGAGGCGCGCGACCAGCTCACCGAGTCGGACGTGGACACCGGCCTCATGCACCCCGCCGCGCGCGGTCCGCTGGTGGAGGTGCTCCGCGCGATGGGCGACCAGCTCAGCAAGGTGTATCCGCCGCAGTTCGAGATGCTCGGGGTCAACCCCAAGACGGACAAGCTGAAGGCGGACTCCGCGGTGGTGAAGGCCATCCGCGCGGTGGCGCAGGTGTTCGGCGTGGAGGAGTTCGAGGTGTACCAGGCCCGGCGCGGACTCATGCAGCCGGAGACGACCGAGCCCCTGTCCATCTGCGTGGGCCAGGACGTGGTGCGCCGCTTCAACGCGCGCGAGCAGAAGTTCCTCATCGGCAAGGCCGTGCTGGGCCTGATGAACAAGACCGCGGTGCTCACCAAGCTGTCCCAGGGCGAGACGGCGGACCTGTTCGGCAGCGCCATCCGCGTGCACGCGCCGCAGTTCAGCGCGCTCGGTCGCAAGAACGACGAACTGGTGAAGCAGCTGCGCAAGGCCTTCTCGCGCAAGGCGATCAAGGCGCTGGAGGGACCCGCGCAGTCACTGGGTGATGCCCCGCGCGTCGACCTGCGCCCCGTGGTGGACGCGCTCGGATTCTCCGCGGACCGCGCGGGACTCCTGATGTGCGGCGATGCCTCGGTCGCGCTCACGCTGGTGCTGCGCGAGGACCCCAACTTCGCCGGAACGCGCCAGGACTCCACCGAGCCGCTGATCCAGGCCGTGCGCGAGCGCGAGGACCTGCGCACGCTGCTTGGCTGGGTGCTGACCGATGACTTCTTCCGGCTGCGCCAGCGGCTGGGCCTGGGCCTGTAGGCCCTACTCCCGCCGCACCACGGCGTGGGCCGGAAGGCCCCGCACCAACCGCCCCACGGCATCCTCGACGTGGGCGCGGTCGGTGGCCTCCACGGTGATCTTCACCCGGTAGTCCAGCCCCTGGTCGAACACCGGATACGAGCCCAGCGCCACGTGCGGCATGTCGAGCGCCACGCGGTCCAGCACCCCCGCCAGCTCGCTCTCGCCCAGGCGCAGGAAGAGGTTCACCAGGTGCACGGGCGTGCCGCGCAGGCGCGACAGCACCGTCTCCACCTGCATCTTGAAGAGCTGCGGCACCCCGGGCAGCAGGTACACGTCATCCACGGACATGACGGGGAACCACGTGCCCTCTTGCGGCAGGAGCACCGTGCCCTCGGGCGCATCCGCGAGCCGCATGCCCTCGGGCGTCACCTTCCCGTTGGGCGCCCACTGGTGAAGCAGCTCCACCATCTCCGGCAGGCGCACGACGGGGCGGCCCATGGCGAGCGCCACCGCGCGCACCGTCACGTCATCGTGCGTGGGGCCGATGCCGCCGCTGGTGAAGACGTAGCGGGAGCGCAGGCGCGCGCGAGACACGGCGTCGACGATGGCGTCCACCTCGTCGAGGACGATCTCCACCGAGCGCAACGGAATCCCCACCTCCCGCAGCCTGCGGATGAGGAGGGGCCCGTTCTCGTCCTTCACCTTCGCGGTGAGGACCTCGTTGCCGATGATGACCGCTGATGCGCCGGTGCGCTCCATGAGGCCCCGGACTCTAGCGCACGCGCTTGCGGCCCAGCACCTTGCGAATCTCCACCAGCGACGCCTCCGTCACGGCTTCCACTGACAGCTCGCCGTCGATACGCACGATGCGCTCACGCTTCTGCCGCCGACGAATCGCCGCGAGGTACTGACGCGCGATGCGCCGCTGCGCCTCGTCCGCTTCGAAGAGTTCGGCCGGGCCACCACGCGAGGCCCTGCGCCGCGCCGCGACTTCGGGCGCCACGCCGACGAAGAGCGTCAGGTCCGGCGGCACCGCGAACGCGTTGATCGTCTCGACCCAGGCCATGGGCAGGCTCGCGCCCTGATAGGCCAGCGACGACAGGACGTAGCGGTCGCACAGGACGACCTTGCCCTCGTCCAGCGCGGGCAGCACGCGCGCCTTCAGGTGGTCCGTGCGGTCCGCGGCGAAGAGGAGCGCCAGCGTCTCGGGCGCCAGCGGCCCAGCGCCGTGCGGCAGGCCCAGCCGCCCCGTCAGCGCCTGACGGATCAGCGTGCCCAGCGGGCCGTCGGAGGGCTCGCGCGTCGTCACCACCGCGTGCCCATCCGCCCGCAGCGCGGACGCCAGGCGCTCTGTCTGGGTGGTGGTGCCCGCGCCATCCAGGCCCTCCAGGACGATGAACGTCCCGCGCCGGGCCGCCGTCTTCCGCGCGCCGCTCATCGCGGGAGCAGCGCCGCGGGGTTGTCCAGGCTCAGCCGGCTGCGCAGCTCCAGCAGCGCCTCGAAGCGCTTGAGCTCATCCGCCAGCGCCGCCCGCCCCTTCCAGTAGTTGCGCAGGCCGTACACCACCAGCGCCAGCGCGAGCACCGCGGCGCCGTAGGCCAGCAGCGGCGTTCGCAGCGAGTCATGGAAGAGCTTCGCGGAGGCGCCGCCAATCAACAGCGCGGCGATGGTGGACACGCCCGTGTGGGCGAAATGGGTGGTGCTCTGGCGGGTCGCCAGGCTCTCCTGAAGCAGGTCGAGCCGGGCCCGCAGGTCCTGAGTGTCAGCGTTCACGGGACCGGGCACCCTAGCCCACCCCCGGGACGACGTCGAGTCAGCTCGCCCGGCCCACGGCCTGGCAGGGCGGCCAAGCAGCCGAGCCGCACCCTGGCTCATCCCTCCCATTTCCCCAGCAGGGCAGGCCTCCATGACGCGGCTTGCCAGCGTGGATCGCAAACGCTACATGCCACGCGATTCTCGCAGCACACCCCTGACTCCCTGGCTAACCATCCGCATGAGCCACGATACCGAGCTGTCCACCATCGAGGACGCCATCCGAGACATCCGGGACGGCAAGTTCGTCGTCGTCGCGGACGATGAGGACCGCGAGAACGAGGGCGACCTCATCATGGCGGCCGAGAAGGTCACCCCCGAGCACATCGCCTTCATGGTCCGCCACACCAGCGGCATCATCTGCATGCCCATGCTCGCCGAGCGGCTGGACGCCCTGCGGCTGCCGCAGATGGTGGCGGAGAACACCGAGTCGCACCGCACCGCCTTCACCGTGTCCGTGGACTACCGGCACGGCACCACCACGGGCGTCTCCGCCGTGGACCGCGCCGCGACCATCCGCGCCCTCGTCAATCCGGCCAGCCAGGCGGACGACTTCCTGCGCCCCGGCCACATCTTCCCGCTGCGCTACCGCGAGGGCGGCGTGCTGCGCCGCGCGGGCCACACCGAGGCCACCGTGGACCTGTCGCGGCTGGCGGGCTTCGAGCCCTCGGGCATCCTCTGCGAGCTGGTCAAGGACGACGGCACCATGCAGCGCATGCCGGACCTGAAGGCCTTCGCGCGCGAGCACCGCCTGTCCGTCATCACCATCGCGGACCTCATCGAGTACCGCCGCCGCAAGGACAAGCTGGTCCGCCGCGAGCCGGGACAGCACACCGTCACCACGCGCCACGGCGAGTTCACCGCCCTCACCTACTCGTGGATGCCCGATGGCGTGAAGTCGCTCGTCCTGGTGAAGGGCGACCCGAGCCGCCAGCCGCACCCGCTCGTGCGCCTGCACGCCGCCTGCGCGCTGGGTGACGTGTTCGGCTCGCCGACCTGCCAGTGCCACCAGCTGCTCGATCAATCGCTCGCCACCATCGCGCGCGAGGGCACGGGCGTGCTCGTGTACCTGCCGGGCATGCACGGCGACGACTTCGGCATCCACCACAAGCGCAACACCGACGGCAGCAGCCCGCACTCCGGTCGGGGCCCGCACGAGTCGCGTGACCTGGGCATGGGCTGCCAGATCCTCACGGACCTGGGCGTGCGCTCCATGCGCCTGATGAGCAACACGGACATGACCTATCGAGGGCTGGCCGGGTTCGGCCTCACCATCGACTCGCGCGTCCCGCTCCAGGTCAGCTGAGGTCCGCGAGCGCGGCCTTCACCGCGTTCAACTCCGCCGGCAGGTTCACCGGCGGATTCGCGTGGGCGCTCGCCACGTCGGCCAGCGCCGAGCGGTGGTAGCCCACCTTGAAGTCCGCGAACTTCAGGCCGTGCGCCGTGGAGATGACCGCCACGCGCGCGTCTCGCGCAATCACGCCGCGCGCCACCAGCTTCTCCACCGCCGCGAGCGCCACGCCCGTCTGAGGACACGCGAAGGTGCCCTCGCGGTCGGCCCGCGCGGCCGCGTTCGCCAGCTCGGACTCGGTGGCCTCTTCCACCACGCCCTCGAAGGCCTGGAGCATCCGCACCGCGCGCCGGAACGACACCGGGTTGCCAATCTGGATGGCGGACGCCAGGGTGTGCTCGGCCTGCATCGGGACCAGCTCGCGGAACCCGCCTCGGAAGGCGCGCGCGAACGGGTTGGCCCGCTGCGCCTGCGCCACCGCGATGCGCGGACGACGGGTGATGAGGCCCAGCGACAGCATCAGCTCGAAGCCGCGGCCCAGGGCGCTGGCGTTGCCCAGGTTGCCGCCCGGAATCACCACCCAGTCCGGCGGGTCCCAGCCCAGGTCCTGGCACAGCTCCACGGCGATCATCTTCTGCCCCTCGATGCGCAGCGAGTTCATCGAGTTGGCCAGGTACAGCCCCGTGTCCGCCGTCACCGCCTGCACCAGCCGCATGCAGCCGTCGAAGTCCGTGTCGAGCGACAAGACGCGCGCCCCATTCGCGATGGGCTGCACGAGCTGCGCGAGCGACACCTTGTCCCTCGGAAGGAAGACCACCGCGGGGATGCCCGCCGCCGCGCAGTAGGCCGCCAGCGCCGCGGAGGTGTCGCCCGTGGACGCGCACGCCACCGCGCGCACGGGCACGCCACGCGAGCGCAGGTGCTTCACCGCGGACACCAGGACCGTCATGCCCCAGTCCTTGAAGCTGCCCGTGGGCGAGACGCCGCACTCCATCAAGTCCAGCGCGCCGAGCCCCAGCTCCGAGGCCATGCGCGGCAGCGCCTTGAGCGGCACGCGCCCTTCGCCCAGCGACACGATGTCCTCGACGGGCAACTGCGGATACGCCCACTCGCGCTTGCCCCACACGCCCGAGGCATCCGGAATCCGCGCCGCGCCGAAGCGACTCTCGAAGCGGCGCTTCCACTCGGCGGCGGGCGTCGCCCGAAGCGCGTCCAGGTCGTGCGCCACTTCCAGCAAGCTGCCGCACCGAGGGCAGCGATAGACGATGTCGAGCAGGGAGGCGCGAAACCCGCAGCCCTCACTGCATGCGTAGTCCGCGTGCATGGCCGTGCTCACGCCTCCGCCTGCACGCGCGCGCCACACTCGGTGCAGGTGCGCCCCGGTCGCGTCGGCGTGTGGCACACGGGACAAGCCAGCCAGTCGCCTTCCGCCGCTCGGGTCGGCGCCGCAGTCGCCGCGATGCGCGCCC
This window contains:
- the thrC gene encoding threonine synthase, translated to MHADYACSEGCGFRASLLDIVYRCPRCGSLLEVAHDLDALRATPAAEWKRRFESRFGAARIPDASGVWGKREWAYPQLPVEDIVSLGEGRVPLKALPRMASELGLGALDLMECGVSPTGSFKDWGMTVLVSAVKHLRSRGVPVRAVACASTGDTSAALAAYCAAAGIPAVVFLPRDKVSLAQLVQPIANGARVLSLDTDFDGCMRLVQAVTADTGLYLANSMNSLRIEGQKMIAVELCQDLGWDPPDWVVIPGGNLGNASALGRGFELMLSLGLITRRPRIAVAQAQRANPFARAFRGGFRELVPMQAEHTLASAIQIGNPVSFRRAVRMLQAFEGVVEEATESELANAAARADREGTFACPQTGVALAAVEKLVARGVIARDARVAVISTAHGLKFADFKVGYHRSALADVASAHANPPVNLPAELNAVKAALADLS
- the ribB gene encoding 3,4-dihydroxy-2-butanone-4-phosphate synthase, translated to MSHDTELSTIEDAIRDIRDGKFVVVADDEDRENEGDLIMAAEKVTPEHIAFMVRHTSGIICMPMLAERLDALRLPQMVAENTESHRTAFTVSVDYRHGTTTGVSAVDRAATIRALVNPASQADDFLRPGHIFPLRYREGGVLRRAGHTEATVDLSRLAGFEPSGILCELVKDDGTMQRMPDLKAFAREHRLSVITIADLIEYRRRKDKLVRREPGQHTVTTRHGEFTALTYSWMPDGVKSLVLVKGDPSRQPHPLVRLHAACALGDVFGSPTCQCHQLLDQSLATIAREGTGVLVYLPGMHGDDFGIHHKRNTDGSSPHSGRGPHESRDLGMGCQILTDLGVRSMRLMSNTDMTYRGLAGFGLTIDSRVPLQVS
- a CDS encoding tetratricopeptide repeat protein, producing the protein MSENNDVTRPAPAAPQRPESVRPASATEALAQAVTTLPAATPASVEDDARERIASLEREAKAVASTDPQTASLLFHEVGLLWEEPLKNPRNAAVAFQNAYKMAPRFLANIRAARRLFADVGNWQMVVQLLDAELIASDDARHQAALLYEKGVIQEERLSREADAAESLRQCLERRPTDLGILTQLESVYASRNDAAALVEVYRLLASAVVPPSLRAHYLTAAGLVMEERLKQREGAAALFREAFALDRSDALLLAAVKRLAEREGRTDELLAALVAEAESLGTQAAPAYLQIAKVYDRLDRKDDALAALLAARRVGPNEPLVLSALAGIYETQGRFEELSDVLLAWVGSISDESELVAINLRLAALYEDDLKREQDAAARYQAIVARIPGHAAALAGLGKLYYRMQNWEGLVGVFDAEVTAAEDAKGKAARMYKAAEILEERLGRQEDAIARYNACLQLQPGYLPAQKALTRLYERQGRFAELVSMYEQDLLQTSDRDQLITTLNKMAVIYEDRLGDLDHAIECMKRILDLASDHLPTIRNLARLHERAGRYRELLETHDLEASLAGDTKQVLSLLHRNAEILDENLKDRGGAIVAYERVLALSPSYLPALKALGRLYAQDTRWEKLIDMYRAESEISPSTEQAAALIYKIGELYEHRLKQENEAIASYQEALMLAPSYFPALRALARIYRTHGAWESLVEVLRAEAANRTDPSERANALFQAAAIWEDQLARPELAIEGYQEVLRLTPGHAATLRALERLYVAQDNTKELVAVLDRATQVGQTPAAKVTAYLKLARLYLDRFQEPARAAQCCEAVLNLDPGNLTGLTMLERIRASDRPRRAELRGRIAERVTDPRLSHALRLLAAADTDKGPTERTAEVYQRAFDADPTDARLAFALERALRQAGDAAGLSRLFAMRLAVTTEPTEALELLLRAAELAEGKLNDIAQASALYRQALELQPQCLPALQGARRAALRRNDFATARAALEAEARASRDPKSAIEAFVAAAKLSATKLNDTDTAAALYRQALERDALHPGAAAGLEELLAQRGGSSDLAALHERRAEARLAQRDNEAAAAAFVTAARLHNVALGDRSRSLALLERALIAKPGYPDALETRGTLLLEAHQYAEAAVMLSQRVQQGGDPRLLAQHHLTLGALYQTHLGDPGRAAAHLQTALGTLPRHPEALERLATVYAQGRNYSGAVDCLRKLLEQDLPADGRARFTIELARIHDEGLGDATTATLLYRKALELTPGDASLVDKLAVLYERARNLPELAQVLEAQAQLAASTDLKRALVLRARVADLYAGPLQEPARATTLYRQVVELEPTNLAARTALADLYARDTTSIPLAIEEHRQILRQDPVRLDSLHALFRLWEGLKQHDKAFCVSAVLQFLRGANEVEMAFYAEGRSRLPQEARDQLTESDVDTGLMHPAARGPLVEVLRAMGDQLSKVYPPQFEMLGVNPKTDKLKADSAVVKAIRAVAQVFGVEEFEVYQARRGLMQPETTEPLSICVGQDVVRRFNAREQKFLIGKAVLGLMNKTAVLTKLSQGETADLFGSAIRVHAPQFSALGRKNDELVKQLRKAFSRKAIKALEGPAQSLGDAPRVDLRPVVDALGFSADRAGLLMCGDASVALTLVLREDPNFAGTRQDSTEPLIQAVREREDLRTLLGWVLTDDFFRLRQRLGLGL
- the tmk gene encoding dTMP kinase: MSGARKTAARRGTFIVLEGLDGAGTTTQTERLASALRADGHAVVTTREPSDGPLGTLIRQALTGRLGLPHGAGPLAPETLALLFAADRTDHLKARVLPALDEGKVVLCDRYVLSSLAYQGASLPMAWVETINAFAVPPDLTLFVGVAPEVAARRRASRGGPAELFEADEAQRRIARQYLAAIRRRQKRERIVRIDGELSVEAVTEASLVEIRKVLGRKRVR
- a CDS encoding competence/damage-inducible protein A, with the protein product MERTGASAVIIGNEVLTAKVKDENGPLLIRRLREVGIPLRSVEIVLDEVDAIVDAVSRARLRSRYVFTSGGIGPTHDDVTVRAVALAMGRPVVRLPEMVELLHQWAPNGKVTPEGMRLADAPEGTVLLPQEGTWFPVMSVDDVYLLPGVPQLFKMQVETVLSRLRGTPVHLVNLFLRLGESELAGVLDRVALDMPHVALGSYPVFDQGLDYRVKITVEATDRAHVEDAVGRLVRGLPAHAVVRRE